AGTCTGTTTGATAAGTACGTTCATTACTAAGAATTGCATCTACTTTAGTCTTTAAATTGCTACCTTCACCGCCATAAATTGCTACAGATAAATTTCTGTTGTAGAGAATAGAAGGCATAGGAAGGCGTTTGTATAATTCTCCTTTCTTAGTAGGATAAGACGGAACTAATTTACTCCAAAAAGGGTCAAGGTTCTCACGTAATCCTCGTTGCTGCTCTCGGAAATCATGAAGTCCCAATAGTTTCAGTACTTTTCCAATAAATGCTTGATCATGATTCCCCTCAACACCAATAAAAGCATATTCTACCATCGTACTTCTTGACCTAATTCTTCCCTTAAAATATGTAATTTTTCTGCATTAAAATGTCTGGCTATGTGATTTCCATTATTTACTTCTAGACGATATAAAACTAAATCATCAAAAAAACGTCGATCATTACAGTTTTGTGCTCGTTCAGTACTACTTAAAATTGCATCTACTGCTTCTAAACTATGAGTAGTTGCAAATAATTGCACTTCCATGTCTTGACAAGATTTAATCAACCAAGTGAAGGAGGGATCTAAGACTTCCGTATGAATAGAACTTTCGATTTCATCAATGAGTAAAACTCCTCCCTTTGCTTGAACTAAAGTTGATGCGATATACAATAAACGCCTTATGCCGTCACCAAATGCACTTAAAGGAGCAATACCAATATCTTTATGATCAATATACAATCTTTCTTTACGATCGCGCGATGTTGATAAAATTTCTAAACCCACAATCCCTTGATCTAGGTTACGTAGTAAATCAATTATTTCTGACTTAAATTGTTGTTCTATTGCATTAGAAAGTGACTCAACTTGTAGTTGTTCAGCACGATGTGAAAAAGGAAGAATGAGTTCTACTGGAAGAGCTAAATCTGAACGATTTTTTCGGAAAACATGACGACGTTCACTTTCCCATAACTGAATACTCTCTTTTTGATCTAAAAGTTGGGAAGGTTTGTTGAATAATTCTCCTTGATCAATTTCTGTTTTTGCGATTAGGGAAAAATTAGCTCCTCTTTCTATATAATCACCACTAATAATCTCATCGCCAATATCTTCTTCGCTTTCTAGATTATTTTGCTCTTGCTGATCAAGGGTACCCTCGATTTCTTCATAAATTGCCCGTGATTCTCTGAGAGAAAAGTGTCCCTCTCCTGAGGTTATGATCTCTCCTGTATAAAGATCACCAGCGCGCTCTTGTCCAGACTGGGGAAATAACCAACGTAAAGCATCTAACTGAGGCTTGCGAGACAATTTAATCTCCCGACTCCAAGCGGTATTTAACCATGCTTTTGGATCAAGCGGACGACAATAAGTTGCAATGGCTTCTAGAACACTTGTTTTTCCAGAATTATTCGCTCCTACCAGCAAATTAATAGTTCCAAGATCGCGCAATTCTAAGTTCTTTAAACCTCGAAACTGATGAATGGTTAAGTGTTCTAGATTTTTTACCATTATTCCATCTCCGGATCGTAGGTGGAAGCAACATAGAGTTCTTTCAGTTGCTTTTCATCTACTGCGCCAGGGGCTTCAGTTAACAAGCAACTGGCTTGCTGGGTCTTCGGAAACGCAATCACATCGCGAATGGATTCTTCGCCGGCGAGTAGCATAACCAAGCGATCTAAACCGTAAGCAATCCCGCCGTGGGGTGGGGTTCCATAATCGAAGGCTTCGAGAAGGAAACCAAATTTTTCATCTGCTGCTTCTGGGGATAAGCCAATGGCTTCAAATACCTTTTCTTGAATCTCCCGTTGATAAATGCGGAGACTCCCCCCGCCAATTTCAACGCCGTTATAGACTAAATCATAGGCTTGCGCCCGTGCGGTTTTGATATCGTTTAAGTCATCAGGATGGGGGGCGGTAAAGGGGTGATGCAGGGCTTCTAAACGTTTCTCATCAGGGTTCCATTCAAATATTGGGAACTCGGTAACCCACAGCAGGTTAATGGCATTTTCATCAATTAAACCGAGTTCTTCGCCTAAGGCTTGACGCACGCGATCTAACGATTTATTTACGGTGA
Above is a window of Cyanobacteria bacterium GSL.Bin1 DNA encoding:
- a CDS encoding AAA family ATPase, translated to MVKNLEHLTIHQFRGLKNLELRDLGTINLLVGANNSGKTSVLEAIATYCRPLDPKAWLNTAWSREIKLSRKPQLDALRWLFPQSGQERAGDLYTGEIITSGEGHFSLRESRAIYEEIEGTLDQQEQNNLESEEDIGDEIISGDYIERGANFSLIAKTEIDQGELFNKPSQLLDQKESIQLWESERRHVFRKNRSDLALPVELILPFSHRAEQLQVESLSNAIEQQFKSEIIDLLRNLDQGIVGLEILSTSRDRKERLYIDHKDIGIAPLSAFGDGIRRLLYIASTLVQAKGGVLLIDEIESSIHTEVLDPSFTWLIKSCQDMEVQLFATTHSLEAVDAILSSTERAQNCNDRRFFDDLVLYRLEVNNGNHIARHFNAEKLHILREELGQEVRW